The following are encoded together in the Vigna unguiculata cultivar IT97K-499-35 chromosome 2, ASM411807v1, whole genome shotgun sequence genome:
- the LOC114172985 gene encoding calmodulin-like protein 1, protein MSNLSFLRFNYSFSWKPSSSRKHSFISRQTSNNEGQSFQPKEEEMKWVFQKFDTNNDGKISLEEYKAAARALDRGIGEAEAVKGFRVMDSDGDGFIDFKEFVEMLNGEGKIKEADIKNAFEVFDLNGDGKISAQELSQVLKRLGESCSLSACKKMVKGVDGNGDGFVDLNEFTRMMMSGKKLG, encoded by the coding sequence ATGTCGAATTTGAGTTTCCTGAGGTTCAACTATAGCTTCTCATGGAAGCCCTCCTCTTCACGCAAGCATAGCTTCATTTCAAGACAGACATCGAATAATGAAGGACAAAGTTTCCAACCAAAAGAGGAGGAAATGAAATGGGTGTTTCAGAAATTTGACACCAACAACGATGGCAAGATCTCACTTGAAGAATACAAGGCTGCTGCAAGGGCTTTGGATAGGGGCATTGGGGAAGCTGAAGCAGTGAAGGGTTTTAGGGTGATGGACTCTGATGGGGATGGCTTCATTGACTTCAAAGAGTTCGTGGAGATGCTCAACGGAGAGGGTAAGATTAAAGAAGCGGATATCAAGAACGCTTTTGAAGTGTTTGATTTGAACGGTGATGGGAAGATCAGTGCTCAGGAATTGTCCCAAGTTCTGAAGAGGCTAGGAGAGAGTTGCAGCCTTAGTGCATGCAAAAAAATGGTGAAAGGAGTGGATGGAAATGGAGATGGTTTCGTTGACTTGAACGAGTTTACGAGGATGATGATGAGTGGGAAGAAACTAGGCTAA
- the LOC114169837 gene encoding ATP-dependent RNA helicase eIF4A — translation MDSVYGSSPPFQGGPFGHPRHFYLAVDRLNFKMQTVIELVDLVARRPSLPIVVCCSTRDDLDSLCSSLSTLPFVSSSALYSDLAEDERAFLLEKFQQVTARWNQSNQGGAPSEDEIGKDEKSHMIIVTDSCLPLLSSGELPLNAHLLINYELPAKKETYARRLAACLTSDGIVINMVVGGEVVTLKSIEESSNIVMQEMPMRILDVL, via the exons ATGGACAGCGTTTACGGTTCGTCTCCGCCGTTTCAGGGCGGACCGTTCGG CCACCCGCGTCATTTTTACCTCGCCGTTGACAGGCTCAACTTCAAAATg CAAACGGTAATCGAACTCGTGGATCTGGTCGCTCGACGTCCATCCTTGCCAATCGTGGTCTGTTGCAGCACGCGCGACGATCTCGACTCTCTCTGCTCCTCTCTCTCCACTCTCCCCTTTGTTTCCTCCTCTGCTCTG TACAGTGATCTCGCTGAAGATGAACGCGCTTTTCTTTTAGAGAAATTTCAACAGGTAACAGCACGGTGGAACCAGTCGAATCAGGGTGGAGCGCCAAGCGAGGATGAGATTGGGAAAGACGAGAAGTCTCATATGATCATTGTAACAGACTCCTGCCTCCCTCTCCTTTCTTCTGGCGAACTTCCCCTGAATGCTCATCTTCTCATTAACTACGAGTTACCGGCAAAGAAg GAGACATACGCTAGGCGATTGGCAGCTTGTTTAACATCCG ATGGGATTGTTATTAATATGGTGGTTGGGGGGGAAGTGGTGACTCTGAAAAGTATCGAAGAGAGCAGCAATATTGTCATGCAAGAGATGCCTATGCGA ATTCTTGACGTTTTATGA
- the LOC114174279 gene encoding heat stress transcription factor B-1 — translation MSQRSVPAPFLTKTYELVDDPGTNEVISWSDSGNTFVVWKQAEFAKDLLPKCFKHNNFSSFVRQLNTYGFRKIVPDKWEFANEHFRRGHKELLCDIKRRKTVPQLPALPPEAGKSSGGGNSPLNSGGGDDAGSTSTSSSSSGWKNTGLVETNTTAPHELSSENQKLKKDNETLSCELARARKQCDELVGFLKNRLMVGPDQIDRIMRQGSCGSEKAVGEEGGGECLKLFGVWLKEDTLADKRHNNHKRAREDQMGFGGPRLKESKPVVDFEPLNLIMTSNKVCN, via the exons ATGTCGCAACGATCTGTGCCGGCACCGTTTTTGACGAAGACGTATGAGTTGGTGGATGATCCAGGGACGAACGAGGTGATATCGTGGAGTGACAGTGGGAACACGTTTGTTGTGTGGAAACAAGCGGAATTTGCCAAGGATTTGCTTCCTAAATGTTTCAAGCACAATAACTTCTCCAGTTTTGTTCGCCAGCTCAACACCTAC GGATTCCGAAAGATTGTGCCAGATAAATGGGAATTCGCAAATGAACATTTCAGGCGAGGGCACAAGGAGCTTCTCTGCGACATTAAACGCCGCAAGACCGTGCCGCAATTGCCAGCGCTGCCACCGGAGGCCGGAAAATCCAGCGGGGGTGGTAACTCTCCGTTAAACTCCGGCGGTGGAGATGACGCTGGGTCCACCTCTACCTCGTCCTCTTCCTCCGGTTGGAAGAACACGGGGTTGGTGGAAACAAACACAACAGCTCCTCATGAGTTATCGAGCGAGAACCAGAAACTGAAGAAGGATAACGAAACGCTGAGTTGCGAGCTGGCACGTGCGAGGAAGCAGTGCGATGAGCTCGTGGGTTTTCTGAAGAACCGTCTGATGGTGGGCCCTGATCAAATAGATCGCATCATGCGGCAAGGAAGTTGCGGATCTGAGAAGGCGGTAGGTGAAGAAGGTGGTGGGGAGTGTTTGAAACTGTTTGGTGTCTGGTTGAAAGAGGATACACTAGCAGACAAAAGACACAACAACCACAAGAGAGCGCGCGAAGACCAAATGGGCTTCGGTGGGCCTCGCCTGAAGGAGTCCAAGCCCGTTGTTGACTTTGAACCTCTAAATCTCATCATGACGAGCAATAAGGTTTGCAACTGA
- the LOC114174193 gene encoding uncharacterized protein LOC114174193 produces MACLDMYNNSDHNRDENNHHHHHPHHHHHHHQCAPMSPRISFSNDFVDVQQAMKQQEQRGSRSDAPAVSSDFEFSVTNYSMMSADELFFKGRLMSYKDNCNNHVMQQRATTTTTTTTLKEELLINDDEYDQGFSLRPPKASSTRWKGLLGLRKTHIGSKKPHKSTEPSSEPRSALLNEAPPINVASSQEVLDEGGSNYGAYGVGDSVEYL; encoded by the exons ATGGCATGCTTAGACATGTATAACAACTCCGACCACAACCGTGATGaaaacaaccaccaccaccaccatccccatcaccatcaccatcatcatcagTGCGCTCCAATGAGCCCTAGAATCTCCTTCTCGAATGATTTTGTGGATGTGCAGCAGGCCATGAAGCAACAAGAACAACGAGGCTCAAGATCAGACGCGCCTGCAGTGTCTTCAGACTTCGAATTTTCAGTCACGAACTACTCCATGATGAGTGCTGATGAGCTTTTCTTCAAGGGTAGGTTGATGTCGTACAAGGACAATTGCAACAACCACGTGATGCAGCAAagggccaccaccaccaccaccaccaccactctCAAGGAAGAGCTCCTCATAAATGACGATGAATACGATCAGGGTTTTTCTCTCAGGCCACCCAAGGCCTCCTCAACAAGGTGGAAGGGCCTTCTGGGTCTCAGAAAGACTCACATTGGCTCCAAGAAACCTCACAAGAGTACTGAACCTTCTTCAGAACCAAGGTCTGCATTGCTCAATGAAGCTCCTCCGATTAATGTCGCTTCTTCTCAG GAAGTTTTAGATGAAGGAGGATCAAATTATGGAGCTTATGGGGTGGGTGACAGTGTTGAGTATTTGTAG